The following proteins come from a genomic window of Thermus hydrothermalis:
- a CDS encoding M23 family metallopeptidase translates to MDAGFLDPRYPEWRRKAGLPPAEHPGVDYNLVGTTGDADYGYPVVSVAMGRVAHARAHRVWGNVVLIEHPTLAQLLGLPYLATQYAHLAFVAVEEGDVVLAGEAIGSVGRGDPRAPFLAHLHFEVRRKPLPPDYWPGMNRKAIEEGYLDPVAFLATHAEPEHRYWFPAGTLYLPAGQWTTKKPVVVNLDALGLARVRLNESPL, encoded by the coding sequence GTGGACGCTGGCTTCCTAGACCCCCGCTATCCCGAGTGGAGGAGAAAAGCCGGGCTTCCCCCGGCGGAGCACCCCGGCGTGGACTACAACCTGGTGGGCACCACGGGGGACGCCGACTACGGCTATCCCGTGGTGTCCGTGGCCATGGGGCGGGTGGCGCACGCCCGCGCCCACCGGGTCTGGGGCAACGTCGTCCTCATAGAGCACCCCACCCTGGCCCAGCTCCTGGGGCTCCCGTACCTCGCCACCCAGTACGCCCATCTCGCCTTCGTCGCCGTGGAGGAGGGGGACGTGGTGCTGGCGGGAGAGGCCATCGGGAGCGTGGGGAGAGGGGACCCTCGAGCCCCCTTTCTCGCCCACCTGCACTTTGAGGTGCGGCGGAAACCTCTCCCACCGGACTACTGGCCCGGGATGAACCGCAAGGCCATCGAGGAGGGCTATCTGGACCCCGTGGCCTTCCTCGCCACCCACGCCGAGCCGGAGCACCGCTACTGGTTCCCCGCCGGGACGCTGTACCTGCCCGCCGGGCAGTGGACCACGAAGAAGCCTGTAGTGGTGAACCTGGACGCCCTGGGCCTCGCCCGGGTGCGGCTGAACGAGTCTCCCCTGTAG
- a CDS encoding pyocin knob domain-containing protein — MPKNLTPQDQWETDFQVPIPGEPRNIGPLELLFQRLLNRTERLKGRIAEILGLPWDAAPPDTLSGLHSRVQTLETAQGGTTLSAHRTAPVLDHPDGSVTAAKLASGAAAANMQGPDLQWGAISWDTVTNPGWYRVTSGGSGGGGTPPPANEQDGFLIVARSGNSVIQMFIPAGASDPLSYVRKRSNTSWAAWRIQGTDFRYAALGATAGFSGQSSVNLLSLSLPAGIWLIIGWTTLSHITSGDVSIHYQRARLNLIFSGGVQYLNTRGIWATAQPTTYADIRPDAHVWAISTGGSVVTLNLSDIPLTGTTYVSGKTFLFAMRLA; from the coding sequence ATGCCGAAGAACCTGACGCCGCAAGACCAGTGGGAGACGGACTTCCAGGTGCCCATCCCTGGGGAGCCGAGGAACATTGGGCCGCTGGAGCTGCTGTTCCAGCGGCTCCTCAACCGCACCGAGCGGCTTAAAGGCCGCATCGCCGAGATCCTGGGCCTCCCCTGGGACGCCGCGCCGCCCGACACCCTGAGCGGCCTCCACAGCCGGGTGCAAACTCTAGAGACTGCTCAGGGCGGCACGACCCTCTCTGCCCACCGCACCGCTCCCGTGCTGGACCACCCGGACGGGAGCGTGACCGCCGCCAAGCTGGCGAGTGGGGCGGCAGCGGCAAACATGCAAGGCCCCGACCTGCAGTGGGGTGCTATTAGCTGGGATACCGTTACCAACCCGGGTTGGTACAGGGTTACCAGCGGCGGGTCAGGTGGAGGTGGGACGCCACCCCCAGCTAACGAACAGGACGGCTTCTTGATTGTTGCAAGAAGTGGGAACAGCGTTATACAAATGTTTATCCCGGCAGGAGCTTCTGACCCTCTGTCCTATGTGCGAAAACGTTCCAACACTTCCTGGGCTGCGTGGCGGATACAAGGCACAGATTTCAGGTATGCAGCGCTGGGTGCCACCGCTGGGTTTTCTGGACAGAGCAGCGTAAACCTTCTCTCGCTGTCTCTACCTGCTGGCATTTGGCTCATCATCGGGTGGACCACTCTATCCCATATAACTAGCGGAGACGTGAGCATCCACTACCAACGAGCCAGGCTGAATCTAATCTTCTCAGGCGGGGTTCAGTACCTTAATACTAGAGGTATCTGGGCAACGGCCCAGCCGACAACTTATGCGGACATACGCCCGGATGCTCATGTGTGGGCCATCTCGACTGGTGGCTCTGTGGTAACACTAAATCTAAGTGATATTCCCTTAACCGGAACAACGTACGTTAGTGGGAAAACATTCCTCTTCGCCATGCGATTGGCCTAG
- a CDS encoding baseplate J/gp47 family protein has product MPTLDELLTPPSRDQIRQRLIEALRDMGFPLNDFNPGAVGRHVAVEAPALGLEDLWRMVAAIARGGYLSTASGPWLDLLAEEFYALKRKPAAFARGVVRLSALPGFGPYEIGPGDLWVGTADGKRYSNITGGTLPQGGTLDLIVQAESPGALFNVPDGAITVLHTPLPGVSVVNPTGWLVEAGADEETDEELRARCRARWAELGGGATKAAYEFWALTAHPAVTKVRVLDDHPRGQGTVDVVIWGEGGIGSEVVGVVDAYVQARRPLTANVLVYAATPRVVALSGVVYAVPGALTQARAAVDRELAAMQREVPIGGILYRSRIIEALFARPHVTNVVLSSPTGDIALGATEALVLDASGISYEEAA; this is encoded by the coding sequence ATGCCTACCCTGGATGAGCTCCTGACCCCGCCCTCGCGAGACCAAATCCGCCAGCGCCTCATAGAGGCCCTGCGGGACATGGGTTTCCCCCTCAACGATTTCAACCCAGGTGCGGTGGGGCGGCACGTGGCCGTGGAAGCCCCGGCCCTGGGGCTGGAGGACCTGTGGCGCATGGTGGCGGCCATCGCTCGGGGGGGCTACCTCTCCACCGCGTCCGGCCCGTGGCTGGACCTCCTGGCAGAGGAGTTCTATGCTCTCAAGAGGAAGCCCGCCGCCTTCGCCCGTGGCGTGGTGCGCCTTTCCGCCCTGCCGGGGTTCGGTCCCTACGAGATCGGCCCCGGAGACCTTTGGGTGGGGACGGCGGACGGGAAGCGCTACAGCAACATCACGGGCGGCACCCTCCCCCAAGGGGGCACCCTGGACCTCATCGTCCAGGCGGAGTCCCCTGGGGCACTTTTCAATGTTCCGGACGGGGCCATCACCGTCCTCCACACCCCCCTGCCGGGAGTGAGCGTGGTGAATCCCACGGGGTGGCTCGTGGAGGCGGGGGCGGACGAGGAGACGGACGAGGAGCTACGGGCCAGGTGCCGGGCGCGCTGGGCGGAGCTCGGGGGCGGGGCCACGAAAGCGGCCTACGAGTTCTGGGCCCTCACCGCCCATCCTGCGGTAACCAAGGTGCGGGTGCTGGACGACCACCCCAGGGGTCAGGGGACTGTGGACGTGGTCATCTGGGGGGAGGGGGGTATCGGGAGCGAGGTGGTGGGCGTCGTGGACGCCTATGTCCAGGCCCGCAGGCCGCTCACGGCGAACGTCCTGGTCTACGCCGCTACCCCGCGCGTGGTGGCCCTCTCAGGCGTGGTCTACGCCGTTCCTGGGGCCCTCACCCAGGCTCGGGCGGCGGTGGACCGGGAACTCGCCGCCATGCAAAGGGAGGTTCCGATCGGTGGCATCCTCTACCGCAGCCGGATCATTGAAGCTCTCTTCGCCCGTCCCCATGTGACCAATGTGGTGCTCTCCAGCCCCACCGGAGACATCGCCCTGGGGGCCACAGAGGCCCTGGTGCTGGACGCTAGCGGGATCAGCTACGAGGAGGCGGCATGA
- a CDS encoding tape measure protein, producing the protein MDNRFQWIFELRAQVAGLTAAVRQVREFQRAVVGATSAARAASAGMARQFGSAALAARGLSYALAGVGAARGGFAALASGAARARAEMAALSSSVFNLRNLLIAGTAGYGAKLVIDAVSFKENTLIAFQTLLGSREEAERMMREAVRFAAATPFETRDVVDAYQRLLTAGFKPVEIPVVLKGVGDLAALKGFSKEIIDRVLLAFTQIKSRQRLQGEELNQLAEAGVPLGKVYEVLARRLGVTVEQVQKLQEAGRISADLGIVAVMEALRDSVSGGELGRLMKLLASQSITGLWSTLRSRSLDLFMDINPAPVRGLLQNLVTLTDPEGRVGARLKAMLERYIGGAFRSVFGSLADATDPSRAEANLNRFLDSVERTITQVSLAWQRIRPAIVETWRGVMDGIRAAQSVAQTVAPVLNAVAQALGGTAGGMEASTASGFRLIGMGIALAGAWRLLNLLTLGMAGSVVRWGGLSVLWFGRVALAAMRYAVAHRATMMAAASSMGPMLARLGMGALTILRLATPWGLVATAAAFAVGYIIRNWDKIRGFFANLWTSVSGAASATWQRIAAWASGAWSSVVAAVSGAWGRITEAVSNAWAALRERVSSAAGRVRTALSSLYRGVVEWFRGLPGRIAEAVRGAGGRFVEGLKSVVRSVPGGDLILKGLEVAGSAVRQTYEWGKRIAGAIGQGARDALGIRSPSREFYRIGLAAVAGLGLGLGQTGPVEQAVTQLVRATRVQLAPQVQAPQVQIPQIQVPQVQVPIRVPQIQPPKLQAPHALAPQRVVSPMNAAPTTVHIHINGAGDPRAIAREVVEALDDWSAGRIVVRGLELLASEVGHDA; encoded by the coding sequence GTGGATAACCGCTTCCAATGGATCTTTGAGCTTCGCGCCCAGGTGGCTGGGCTCACCGCCGCCGTCAGGCAGGTGCGGGAGTTCCAGCGGGCGGTGGTGGGGGCTACCTCCGCCGCCCGCGCGGCCAGCGCGGGCATGGCCCGCCAGTTCGGCAGCGCCGCCCTCGCCGCTCGGGGGCTGAGCTACGCCCTGGCCGGAGTCGGGGCGGCCCGAGGAGGGTTCGCGGCCCTCGCCTCCGGGGCGGCCAGGGCCAGGGCGGAGATGGCCGCCCTCTCCTCCAGCGTTTTCAACCTCCGCAACCTCCTCATCGCCGGGACGGCGGGGTACGGGGCCAAGCTCGTCATAGACGCGGTTTCGTTTAAGGAGAACACCCTCATCGCCTTCCAGACGCTTTTGGGCAGCCGCGAGGAGGCGGAGCGGATGATGCGGGAGGCGGTCAGGTTCGCCGCCGCCACCCCCTTTGAGACCCGGGACGTGGTGGACGCCTACCAGCGCCTCCTCACCGCCGGGTTCAAGCCCGTGGAGATCCCCGTAGTCCTGAAGGGCGTTGGGGACCTGGCGGCCCTCAAGGGGTTCAGCAAGGAGATCATTGACCGCGTCCTCCTCGCCTTCACGCAGATTAAAAGTAGACAGAGGTTGCAAGGCGAGGAGCTAAACCAGCTGGCCGAAGCTGGGGTGCCCCTGGGCAAGGTCTACGAGGTGCTGGCTAGGCGGCTCGGGGTAACGGTGGAGCAGGTCCAGAAGCTGCAGGAGGCCGGGCGCATCTCCGCCGACCTGGGCATCGTGGCCGTCATGGAGGCCCTACGCGACTCCGTGTCCGGGGGGGAGCTCGGGAGGCTGATGAAGCTCCTGGCGAGCCAGTCCATCACGGGCCTCTGGTCCACGCTCCGCTCCCGCTCCCTGGACCTGTTCATGGACATCAACCCCGCCCCCGTTCGGGGCCTGTTGCAGAACCTCGTGACCCTCACGGACCCCGAGGGACGAGTCGGGGCCCGGCTGAAGGCCATGCTGGAGCGCTACATCGGCGGGGCGTTTAGGAGCGTGTTTGGTAGCCTCGCCGACGCCACCGACCCCTCGAGGGCCGAAGCCAACCTGAACCGCTTCCTGGACAGCGTGGAGCGCACGATTACCCAGGTGAGCCTGGCGTGGCAGCGCATCCGCCCCGCCATCGTGGAGACGTGGCGCGGGGTCATGGACGGCATCCGAGCCGCTCAAAGCGTGGCCCAAACCGTGGCCCCCGTTCTAAACGCCGTGGCCCAAGCGCTAGGGGGCACTGCGGGCGGCATGGAGGCTTCCACCGCTTCTGGCTTCCGGCTCATCGGCATGGGCATCGCCTTGGCCGGAGCGTGGCGGCTTCTCAACCTCCTCACCCTGGGCATGGCGGGAAGCGTGGTGCGCTGGGGTGGGCTATCGGTGCTGTGGTTTGGCCGTGTGGCGTTGGCCGCCATGCGCTACGCCGTGGCCCACCGAGCCACCATGATGGCCGCGGCTTCCAGCATGGGGCCCATGCTGGCTCGCTTGGGCATGGGGGCGCTGACCATCCTCCGGCTGGCCACCCCCTGGGGGCTGGTGGCTACGGCGGCGGCGTTTGCCGTGGGCTACATCATCCGCAACTGGGACAAGATCAGGGGATTCTTCGCTAACCTCTGGACGTCCGTCTCCGGCGCGGCCTCGGCGACCTGGCAGAGGATCGCGGCCTGGGCGAGCGGGGCGTGGTCCTCCGTGGTGGCGGCGGTTTCCGGGGCGTGGGGGAGGATCACCGAGGCCGTCTCAAACGCCTGGGCCGCCCTCCGCGAGCGCGTTTCTAGCGCCGCGGGGAGGGTGCGGACAGCCCTCTCGTCCCTCTACCGGGGAGTGGTGGAGTGGTTCAGGGGCCTCCCGGGCCGCATCGCGGAGGCCGTGCGTGGGGCGGGGGGCCGCTTTGTGGAGGGGTTGAAGTCGGTGGTGCGCTCTGTGCCAGGCGGTGACCTGATCCTGAAGGGGCTGGAAGTGGCGGGAAGTGCGGTCCGCCAGACCTACGAGTGGGGGAAGCGCATCGCCGGGGCCATCGGCCAGGGGGCCCGGGATGCGCTGGGTATCCGTTCCCCGAGCCGGGAGTTCTACCGCATCGGCTTGGCGGCGGTGGCGGGGCTCGGCCTTGGTCTGGGCCAAACAGGACCGGTGGAGCAGGCTGTAACCCAGCTTGTTCGTGCGACTCGTGTTCAACTTGCCCCCCAGGTCCAAGCTCCCCAAGTCCAGATTCCTCAAATCCAGGTTCCTCAGGTCCAGGTTCCAATCCGGGTTCCTCAGATCCAACCCCCCAAACTCCAAGCTCCTCACGCTCTAGCCCCGCAGAGAGTTGTTTCGCCCATGAACGCTGCCCCCACAACCGTGCACATCCACATCAACGGGGCTGGCGACCCTCGGGCCATCGCCCGAGAGGTGGTGGAGGCGTTGGACGACTGGAGCGCGGGGCGCATCGTGGTACGGGGGCTGGAGCTCCTAGCCTCGGAGGTGGGCCATGACGCATGA
- a CDS encoding DUF2586 family protein, with protein MTINVQDGNLGVLPALGEGVHVKIGVASQGPVNEVVAVSDTKRAKEVFGSGPLLEAIGVAFAQGAGAIYAVRVNASVAGTVGTISKTGTGTGTLAASGSPLDAYEVVVRITRTGARGTAAFVYSLDGGDNWSPEIAVPSGGTYTLPGTGLTLTFTNGATEPSFVQGDEFRFTTTAPGYSLTDLNNALNALFAQAQLRYQFVHVVGAATPTVAAAVDARMTEAATQHRYIWAILDAEDKSDSQLRTDWASFASTRVGVGAGYAEIASPITGRVHRRPISWLWAGRRAARPAQEDVGRVASGPLVGVVRLHRDEYVTPGLDEARFTTARTYPAYAGYYLTQGRLMAPPGSDFELDQYRSVMDLACTVAYQAGLRFVNESIRVDPATGGIAERDAVRVEGYIAGMLRAALKGKVSEIEGQPAVRVTVDRTENILSSRRLPVSIAIIPLGYAKFISVEIGFENPALKVG; from the coding sequence GTGACCATAAACGTCCAGGACGGCAACCTGGGCGTCCTCCCGGCCCTGGGAGAGGGCGTGCACGTCAAGATCGGCGTGGCGAGCCAGGGGCCCGTGAACGAGGTGGTGGCTGTCTCCGACACCAAGCGGGCCAAAGAGGTCTTCGGCTCCGGCCCCCTCCTGGAGGCCATCGGCGTGGCCTTCGCCCAGGGGGCGGGGGCCATCTACGCCGTCCGGGTCAACGCCAGCGTGGCCGGCACCGTGGGCACCATCAGCAAAACGGGCACGGGCACGGGTACCCTGGCGGCAAGCGGTAGCCCCCTGGACGCTTACGAGGTGGTGGTGCGCATCACCCGCACCGGGGCCAGGGGGACTGCCGCCTTCGTCTACTCCTTGGACGGCGGAGATAACTGGAGCCCGGAAATCGCCGTGCCCTCTGGGGGCACCTACACCCTGCCCGGCACGGGGCTCACCCTCACCTTCACCAACGGCGCCACCGAACCCTCTTTTGTCCAGGGGGACGAGTTCCGCTTTACCACCACCGCCCCCGGCTATAGCCTGACCGACCTGAACAACGCCCTGAACGCCCTTTTTGCCCAAGCCCAACTCCGCTACCAGTTCGTGCACGTGGTGGGGGCGGCTACCCCCACCGTGGCCGCGGCGGTGGACGCCCGGATGACTGAGGCGGCCACGCAGCACCGCTACATCTGGGCTATTCTGGACGCCGAGGACAAGTCGGACAGCCAGCTCCGCACTGACTGGGCCAGCTTCGCTTCCACGCGGGTGGGCGTGGGGGCTGGGTACGCCGAAATCGCCAGCCCCATCACCGGGCGGGTGCACCGCAGACCCATCTCCTGGCTATGGGCTGGGCGCAGGGCCGCCCGCCCGGCCCAGGAGGACGTGGGCCGGGTGGCCTCGGGGCCTTTGGTGGGCGTGGTCCGGCTCCACCGGGACGAGTACGTGACCCCTGGCCTAGACGAGGCCCGCTTCACCACGGCCCGCACCTACCCCGCCTACGCGGGGTACTACCTCACCCAGGGCCGCCTCATGGCCCCGCCGGGCTCCGATTTTGAGCTGGACCAGTACCGCTCCGTGATGGACCTGGCCTGCACCGTGGCGTACCAGGCGGGGCTTAGGTTCGTGAACGAGTCCATCCGCGTGGACCCCGCCACGGGGGGCATCGCCGAGCGGGACGCGGTGCGGGTGGAAGGGTACATCGCGGGGATGCTCAGAGCGGCTCTGAAGGGGAAGGTGAGCGAGATAGAGGGCCAGCCCGCCGTACGGGTGACGGTGGACCGCACGGAGAACATCCTCTCTTCCCGCCGCCTCCCCGTGTCCATCGCCATCATCCCTCTGGGCTACGCCAAGTTCATCAGCGTGGAGATCGGGTTTGAGAACCCGGCGCTGAAGGTGGGGTGA
- a CDS encoding phage virion morphogenesis protein, with translation MSVRGDFRGLSRLLRALDRLTRPGALREVSRAAAEGAMTALQERFRTATDPWGRPWRPSLRAQLEGGQTLSDTGRLRRSFSVQNVTARGFAIGTNVRYAAPHQFGAVIRPRRARWLRFRLAGGRGVRKGGRGRWVTASQVVLPARPFFPEGYDLGEYTERMREAIAAWLEAEL, from the coding sequence GTGAGCGTACGGGGGGACTTTCGTGGCCTTTCCCGCCTCCTCCGGGCCCTGGACCGCCTCACCCGGCCCGGGGCCCTGCGGGAGGTCTCCCGCGCTGCGGCAGAAGGGGCCATGACGGCCCTGCAGGAGCGCTTCCGCACCGCCACGGACCCCTGGGGCCGTCCCTGGCGGCCTTCTCTCCGGGCTCAGCTGGAGGGGGGGCAGACCCTCTCGGACACGGGCCGCCTGCGCCGCTCCTTCAGCGTCCAGAACGTCACCGCTCGGGGGTTCGCCATCGGGACCAACGTGCGCTACGCCGCCCCCCACCAGTTCGGGGCGGTGATCCGCCCCCGCCGGGCCAGGTGGCTCCGCTTCCGCCTGGCCGGGGGGCGTGGAGTGCGGAAGGGTGGGAGGGGGCGGTGGGTCACCGCTAGCCAGGTGGTGCTCCCCGCCCGGCCCTTCTTCCCCGAGGGGTACGACCTCGGGGAGTACACCGAGCGCATGCGCGAGGCCATCGCCGCGTGGTTGGAGGCCGAGCTGTGA
- a CDS encoding DUF1320 domain-containing protein, whose protein sequence is MPYAELADLRALGLPSQALAGVDAGDQYAALEAASALVDSYLRVRYSLPLRSWGRELVRVTAIIAAYDLMSRRGYDPTRPGQENLRMRYEDAIRWLEGVAAGKVDPGVEDATPEVSSTAIQAVTRERRWP, encoded by the coding sequence ATGCCCTACGCTGAGCTGGCCGATCTGCGGGCGTTGGGGCTACCTTCCCAGGCGCTGGCCGGGGTGGATGCCGGGGACCAGTACGCGGCGCTTGAAGCTGCTTCGGCCCTGGTGGACTCCTACCTGCGGGTGCGGTACTCTTTGCCACTACGCTCGTGGGGGCGGGAGCTCGTGCGGGTGACGGCCATCATCGCCGCCTACGACCTCATGAGCCGGAGGGGGTACGACCCCACCCGGCCCGGGCAGGAGAACCTGCGCATGCGCTATGAGGACGCCATCCGCTGGCTGGAGGGGGTGGCCGCAGGGAAGGTGGACCCCGGGGTAGAGGACGCTACCCCCGAGGTTTCCTCCACCGCCATCCAGGCCGTGACCCGCGAGCGGAGGTGGCCGTGA
- a CDS encoding helix-hairpin-helix domain-containing protein yields the protein MGLTAFRRWRYGGEEEAQALSSPTTPLPENFPGRALLLGAGYGTLEAVRSASDEELLAIKGLGRKLLEQIRDALR from the coding sequence ATGGGCTTGACGGCGTTCCGCCGCTGGCGCTACGGGGGGGAGGAGGAAGCTCAAGCCCTCTCCAGTCCCACCACCCCCCTCCCCGAGAACTTCCCGGGGCGGGCGCTTCTGCTCGGGGCGGGGTACGGCACCCTCGAGGCGGTGCGCTCGGCTTCGGACGAAGAGCTCCTGGCCATAAAGGGGCTCGGGCGCAAACTCCTGGAGCAGATCCGCGATGCCCTACGCTGA
- a CDS encoding phage major capsid protein has product MPATTRADLIIPEVLADAVAGAWPNRIALYGTDAVVESRTLPGGVRGGDKVKVPYFGILGEFERVTEGAPLTVTKLSMTSEEAVVQRAGKAFEVTSWAQLAAMYADPYAEATRQILEGARREFDRALVEAANSTTGGGVATQDASTGTITYDALVDALAQFGDAQVDVAAVIVHSKVLADLRKLKDTTGQPIFVDAQQGGLPRVMGLPLIVSDRAPVITGTPTKYVTLIVRRGALALWYNGTPTVETDKDILADSTVVAVNVYYAAHRYSRLPGSDKPTVVRLITQ; this is encoded by the coding sequence ATGCCTGCAACGACTCGGGCCGATCTGATCATTCCGGAGGTTTTGGCGGACGCGGTGGCCGGGGCGTGGCCCAACCGCATTGCCCTCTACGGCACGGATGCGGTGGTGGAAAGCCGCACCCTACCCGGTGGGGTGCGCGGCGGGGACAAGGTGAAGGTGCCCTACTTCGGCATCCTGGGCGAGTTTGAGCGGGTGACTGAAGGAGCGCCCCTTACCGTTACCAAGCTCTCCATGACCTCGGAGGAGGCCGTGGTGCAGCGGGCGGGGAAGGCGTTTGAGGTCACCTCGTGGGCGCAGTTGGCCGCCATGTACGCCGACCCCTACGCCGAGGCTACCCGCCAGATCCTGGAAGGGGCCCGGCGGGAGTTTGACCGGGCCCTGGTGGAAGCCGCCAACAGCACCACGGGCGGGGGTGTGGCCACCCAGGATGCATCCACGGGCACCATCACCTACGACGCCCTCGTGGACGCCCTGGCCCAGTTTGGGGACGCTCAGGTGGACGTGGCCGCCGTCATTGTCCACTCCAAGGTGTTGGCGGACCTGCGCAAGCTCAAGGACACCACGGGCCAACCCATCTTCGTGGACGCCCAGCAGGGTGGGCTGCCCCGGGTGATGGGGCTTCCCCTCATCGTTTCCGACCGGGCCCCTGTCATTACGGGCACGCCCACCAAGTACGTGACCCTCATCGTGCGCCGTGGGGCCCTGGCCCTGTGGTACAACGGCACCCCCACCGTTGAGACCGACAAGGACATCCTGGCCGACTCCACGGTGGTGGCGGTGAACGTTTACTATGCCGCCCACCGCTATTCTCGCTTGCCGGGAAGCGACAAGCCCACGGTGGTGCGGCTTATCACCCAGTGA
- a CDS encoding phage protease: MTRHALTVPVPGGEPPREFRIFPFGRVETTKGVFLFDQEAARRVMQAWRDYGNRLSIDYEHQALEPVSNGPVPAAGWFDLEVREDGLWAVNVEWTPRAMELLRNREYRYFSPAFYVDEEGRIVELINLALTNLPATKCLEPLVAKAVGFESGPVHEGSSWDADAAVARVRRWASRDGSGDKETIDWAKYRRAFAWYDARDPENFGSYKLPHHDVVDGKLVVHKRGVYAAAAVLQGARGGVDIPEAELEAVKRHIAAHYHQWGEKAPWEREETRRTRMEKVLRLLGLREDAGEAEAEAVLRRLMAFPERVFALTGTRREDEAEAVLLAWKQAHEELPRVQERLAALEEERRKERLARLIEQGKREGKLTPAMLSWAEQQTPEALEAFLRVAPRVVLSNGAEEPPVGQEGLDWHKLSPAQRAELYRENPEVYRALRKRALGY; this comes from the coding sequence ATGACCCGACACGCCTTGACCGTTCCCGTGCCGGGGGGCGAGCCCCCCCGCGAGTTTCGCATCTTCCCCTTCGGTCGCGTGGAGACGACCAAGGGGGTCTTTCTCTTTGACCAGGAGGCGGCCCGCCGGGTGATGCAGGCTTGGCGGGACTACGGCAACCGGCTTTCCATTGACTACGAGCACCAGGCCCTGGAGCCCGTGTCCAACGGCCCCGTCCCCGCCGCCGGGTGGTTTGACCTCGAGGTCCGGGAGGACGGCCTCTGGGCGGTGAACGTGGAGTGGACCCCGAGGGCTATGGAGCTTTTGCGCAACCGGGAGTACCGCTACTTCAGCCCCGCCTTCTACGTGGACGAGGAGGGGCGCATCGTGGAGCTCATCAACCTCGCCCTCACCAACCTCCCGGCCACCAAGTGCCTGGAGCCTCTGGTGGCGAAGGCGGTGGGGTTTGAGTCGGGTCCGGTCCACGAGGGCTCCTCCTGGGACGCGGACGCCGCCGTGGCCCGGGTCCGGCGCTGGGCCAGCCGGGACGGGAGCGGGGACAAGGAGACCATAGACTGGGCGAAGTACCGCAGGGCGTTTGCCTGGTACGATGCCCGGGACCCGGAAAACTTCGGCTCCTACAAGCTGCCCCACCACGACGTGGTGGACGGGAAGCTTGTGGTGCACAAAAGGGGGGTCTACGCCGCCGCCGCCGTTCTGCAAGGGGCGCGTGGTGGCGTGGACATCCCAGAGGCGGAGCTGGAGGCGGTCAAGCGGCACATCGCGGCCCACTACCACCAGTGGGGCGAGAAGGCCCCCTGGGAGCGGGAGGAGACCAGGAGGACGAGGATGGAGAAGGTTCTGAGGCTTTTAGGGCTTAGGGAGGACGCTGGCGAGGCCGAGGCCGAAGCGGTTCTCCGCAGGCTCATGGCGTTCCCGGAACGGGTCTTTGCCCTCACGGGGACGCGCCGGGAGGACGAGGCCGAGGCGGTGCTCCTGGCCTGGAAGCAGGCCCACGAGGAGCTGCCCCGGGTCCAGGAGCGGCTGGCCGCGCTGGAGGAGGAGCGGAGGAAGGAGCGGCTGGCCCGCCTCATTGAGCAGGGGAAGCGGGAGGGGAAGCTGACCCCGGCCATGCTCTCCTGGGCCGAGCAGCAGACCCCCGAGGCGCTGGAGGCGTTTTTGCGGGTGGCCCCCAGGGTGGTCCTTTCCAACGGGGCAGAGGAGCCCCCTGTGGGGCAGGAGGGGCTGGACTGGCACAAGCTCAGCCCCGCGCAGCGGGCTGAGCTGTACCGGGAAAACCCGGAGGTGTACCGGGCCCTACGCAAGCGGGCCCTGGGCTACTAG